A part of Streptomyces sp. NBC_01210 genomic DNA contains:
- a CDS encoding amidohydrolase family protein has product MPIIDVHAHVGRWQFHLTTGDADTNLRQMDRYGIDLQLVSSAEAVVYDAVAGNAALREVLAHQPRLYGYAVVNPNRPEKSAADLRRCLDTGRFVGAKIHTHYPGRLPGSREMAEAFDVVAEAGVPLLLHTWGREVTLLPELLASRPGLRVIMGHAGGDAWREAAHAAAACDRLYLEHCRTATDAGRVAYAREAGVPVERLLFGTDATLIDPCVSLGVIRDAGFTMAELERVLWRNAAELFGLGAVPSPTRPCP; this is encoded by the coding sequence ATGCCGATCATCGATGTGCACGCGCATGTGGGCCGCTGGCAGTTCCATCTGACCACCGGGGACGCGGACACCAATCTGCGGCAGATGGACCGGTACGGCATCGATCTGCAGCTCGTGTCGTCCGCCGAGGCGGTGGTGTACGACGCGGTGGCGGGCAACGCGGCACTGCGCGAGGTGCTGGCGCACCAGCCGCGGCTGTACGGATACGCGGTGGTAAACCCCAACCGGCCCGAGAAGAGCGCTGCGGACCTGCGGCGCTGTCTGGACACCGGGAGGTTCGTGGGAGCGAAGATCCACACCCACTATCCGGGACGGCTGCCGGGGTCACGGGAGATGGCGGAGGCCTTCGACGTGGTCGCGGAGGCCGGTGTGCCGCTGCTGCTGCACACCTGGGGCCGTGAAGTCACGCTGCTTCCCGAGTTGCTGGCGTCCCGTCCCGGACTGCGCGTGATCATGGGCCATGCGGGCGGCGACGCCTGGCGCGAGGCGGCACACGCCGCGGCCGCGTGCGACCGGCTCTACCTGGAGCACTGCCGCACGGCGACGGACGCGGGCCGCGTGGCGTACGCGCGCGAGGCCGGGGTGCCGGTGGAGAGGCTGCTGTTCGGGACGGACGCGACGCTGATCGACCCGTGTGTGTCGCTCGGTGTGATCCGCGACGCCGGGTTCACCATGGCGGAGCTGGAGCGGGTGCTGTGGCGCAACGCGGCGGAGCTGTTCGGGTTGGGGGCGGTTCCGTCCCCAACCCGCCCCTGCCCGTAA
- a CDS encoding DegT/DnrJ/EryC1/StrS family aminotransferase, which produces MPEREMHLPTVLGPRGRTFGEEERAAVLRVLDSAVLCSAFGSEARSLEAEMAQLYSRAEVVASSSGTAALHLAVAAAGVGPGDEVITTPLSDFGTVAPVLAQQARVVFADVRPEDGNLDPEAVEAAVTPRTKAVIAVHLFGGAADVGALRAICDRHGLVLIEDCAQAWLGEDTAGGLLGTRGDIACFSLQQYKHITAGDGGLSVTDDPALARHMRLFMDKGWDRTEGRIHREAGLNYRMTELTAAVARVQLTRVAEVVRLRRERAERLAAAIAGLDGARMPAQRAGHAWWVVPLLVEDNSRWAKSLQAAGVPALPGYLERPLYANPALPGYPPGLCPRAERLIDRTLLVLQWNEAYTEGDVDRIARALGEAGSR; this is translated from the coding sequence ATGCCCGAACGGGAAATGCACCTGCCAACAGTTCTCGGCCCGCGCGGCCGCACCTTCGGTGAGGAGGAACGGGCCGCGGTCCTGCGCGTACTGGACTCGGCGGTGCTGTGCAGCGCCTTCGGCAGTGAAGCACGTTCCCTGGAAGCCGAGATGGCGCAGCTGTACTCCCGCGCCGAGGTGGTGGCTTCCAGCTCGGGGACGGCGGCGCTGCATCTGGCCGTCGCGGCGGCCGGCGTCGGCCCGGGGGACGAAGTGATCACCACGCCGCTCTCCGACTTCGGGACGGTCGCGCCCGTACTGGCACAGCAGGCGCGCGTGGTGTTCGCCGACGTACGCCCCGAGGACGGCAATCTCGACCCGGAGGCCGTCGAGGCCGCCGTCACCCCACGTACGAAGGCCGTCATCGCCGTGCATCTCTTCGGCGGTGCCGCGGACGTCGGCGCGCTGCGCGCGATCTGCGACCGGCACGGACTCGTACTCATCGAGGACTGCGCCCAGGCCTGGCTCGGGGAGGACACGGCGGGCGGGCTGCTGGGCACGCGGGGGGACATCGCCTGCTTCAGCCTTCAGCAGTACAAGCACATCACCGCCGGCGACGGCGGTCTCTCCGTCACCGACGACCCCGCCCTCGCCCGCCATATGCGGTTGTTCATGGACAAGGGCTGGGACCGTACGGAGGGCCGGATCCACCGCGAAGCGGGCCTCAACTACCGGATGACCGAGCTCACCGCCGCGGTGGCCAGGGTCCAGCTCACCCGTGTCGCCGAGGTCGTCCGGCTGCGGCGGGAGCGGGCCGAGCGGCTGGCCGCCGCGATCGCCGGGCTCGACGGCGCCCGGATGCCCGCGCAGCGCGCAGGTCACGCCTGGTGGGTGGTGCCGCTCCTGGTCGAGGACAACTCCCGCTGGGCGAAGAGCCTCCAGGCCGCGGGCGTACCGGCGCTGCCCGGCTATCTGGAGCGGCCGCTGTACGCCAATCCGGCACTGCCCGGGTATCCGCCGGGCCTGTGTCCCCGCGCGGAGCGGCTGATCGACCGTACGCTGCTGGTGCTGCAGTGGAACGAGGCGTACACCGAGGGCGATGTTGACCGGATCGCCCGGGCCCTGGGCGAGGCGGGATCACGATGA
- a CDS encoding mandelate racemase/muconate lactonizing enzyme family protein, whose protein sequence is MKIASINTRVVRAPYRRPFVISSGTSPELISLVVEVRTADGDYGLGEASPMTAYTGETLAGLEAALTEHAAPALIGRDPRDLAGAHAAMDTAIRGQHLAKAALDIALHDVAARAAGWPLHLLLGGCARPRVPTTWVVGLGTVEEMAEEATVYAAKGFTHIKVKGGEDPELDEQLVRSVRKAVPDSVELSLDANEGYDPGTAARTVARLADAGLDLVEQPLPRWDLAGMAALRSSGGVRVMADESMQSLHDALAIVRGGAADVLNIKILKVGGLHRARQVAALAESAGLAVKIGTMPELGVATLAAAHLAAALPHATVPADLVGPLLVHAEPLAPTAFAGVGDTGWMDVPVGPGLGHDL, encoded by the coding sequence GTGAAGATCGCCTCGATCAACACCCGTGTCGTCAGGGCCCCTTACCGGCGCCCGTTCGTCATCAGCAGCGGAACCAGCCCCGAACTCATCAGCCTGGTTGTCGAAGTACGTACCGCCGACGGTGACTACGGCCTCGGCGAGGCCTCTCCGATGACCGCCTACACCGGGGAGACCCTCGCCGGACTCGAAGCTGCCCTCACCGAGCACGCCGCACCCGCGCTCATCGGCCGCGACCCCCGCGACCTGGCGGGAGCGCACGCCGCCATGGACACCGCCATCCGCGGCCAGCACCTCGCCAAGGCGGCCCTCGACATCGCGCTGCACGATGTGGCGGCGCGGGCGGCGGGCTGGCCCCTGCACCTGCTGCTCGGCGGCTGCGCCCGCCCGCGCGTCCCCACCACCTGGGTGGTGGGCCTCGGCACGGTCGAGGAGATGGCGGAGGAGGCGACCGTGTACGCCGCGAAGGGCTTCACCCACATCAAGGTCAAGGGCGGCGAGGACCCGGAGCTCGACGAGCAACTGGTCCGTTCCGTGCGCAAGGCGGTCCCGGACTCCGTCGAGCTCTCCCTGGACGCCAACGAGGGCTACGACCCCGGCACCGCGGCCAGGACGGTGGCCCGGCTGGCCGACGCCGGCCTCGACCTGGTCGAACAGCCGCTGCCCCGCTGGGACTTGGCCGGCATGGCCGCACTGCGCAGCAGTGGCGGTGTGCGCGTGATGGCCGACGAGAGCATGCAGTCGCTGCACGACGCCCTGGCGATCGTCCGCGGCGGCGCCGCCGATGTCCTCAACATCAAGATCCTCAAGGTGGGCGGGCTCCACCGGGCCCGGCAGGTCGCCGCGCTCGCCGAGTCCGCGGGCCTCGCCGTGAAGATCGGCACCATGCCGGAACTGGGTGTCGCCACACTGGCCGCCGCCCATCTGGCCGCCGCACTTCCGCATGCCACGGTTCCGGCGGATCTGGTGGGGCCGCTGCTGGTGCACGCGGAGCCGCTGGCCCCTACGGCGTTTGCGGGGGTGGGGGACACGGGGTGGATGGACGTGCCGGTGGGGCCGGGCCTGGGCCACGACCTGTAA
- a CDS encoding TetR/AcrR family transcriptional regulator has protein sequence MTSPAPATRAYRRLSVEERRKQLLNAALTLFAHRPPDEISLDDVAEAAGVSRPLVYRYFPGGKQQLYETALRSAADQLERCFAELPAGPPTERLSRVLDRYLVFVDEHDAGFSALLRGGSVAETSRTTAIVDEVRRAAAEHVLAHSGVARPGLRLRLMVRTWIAAVEAASLIWLDEGKQPPADELRDWLVHHFIALLVATAATDEETAGAMRDLVALETPTGAVGTLARRVGPVVSAADHLRQRPSGLD, from the coding sequence ATGACCAGTCCCGCCCCAGCGACCCGTGCGTACCGACGGCTCAGCGTCGAGGAGCGCCGTAAACAGCTTCTCAACGCCGCGCTCACGCTCTTCGCGCACCGGCCGCCGGACGAGATCTCGCTCGACGATGTGGCGGAGGCGGCCGGTGTGTCCCGGCCCCTCGTCTACCGCTACTTCCCCGGCGGCAAGCAGCAGTTGTACGAGACGGCACTGCGGTCCGCCGCCGACCAGCTGGAGCGGTGCTTCGCCGAGCTGCCCGCCGGTCCGCCGACCGAGCGGCTCTCCCGGGTGCTCGACCGCTATCTCGTCTTCGTCGACGAGCACGACGCCGGGTTCAGCGCACTGCTGCGCGGCGGCAGCGTCGCCGAGACGTCCCGTACGACCGCGATCGTCGACGAGGTGCGGCGGGCCGCGGCGGAGCATGTCCTCGCCCATTCCGGGGTGGCCCGTCCCGGACTGAGGCTGCGGCTGATGGTGCGCACCTGGATCGCGGCCGTCGAGGCGGCGTCGCTGATCTGGCTGGACGAGGGCAAGCAGCCGCCGGCCGATGAGCTGCGTGACTGGCTGGTCCACCATTTCATCGCGCTGCTGGTGGCGACGGCGGCGACGGATGAGGAAACGGCGGGGGCGATGCGGGACCTGGTCGCGCTGGAGACGCCGACGGGTGCGGTGGGGACGCTGGCGAGGCGGGTGGGGCCGGTGGTGTCGGCCGCGGACCACCTGCGACAGCGACCGTCGGGGTTGGATTGA
- a CDS encoding AurF N-oxygenase family protein, with protein sequence MTTVTDRDVQLLHDALGPLRDRERVAERLLESSAKHSFDPDKELDWESPIEEGKWFWPPELLSLYDTPLWHKMSEEQRLELARHEGASLASLGIWFEIILMQLLVRHIYDKSVTSNHVRYALTEIADECRHSMMFARMIQKSGAPAYPVPRMYHNLARVLKTVSTTPGSFAATLLGEEILDWMQRLTFPDERVQTLVRGVTRIHVVEEARHVRYAREELRRQMVTAPRWEQEVTRISSGEAARVFSVCFVNPQVYTNIGLDRREAVAQVKASGHRREVMQSGAKRLTDFLDDIGVLRGPGRRLWKASGLLA encoded by the coding sequence ATGACAACCGTGACCGATCGCGATGTGCAGCTGCTCCACGACGCACTCGGCCCGCTCCGGGACCGCGAACGGGTCGCCGAGCGGCTGCTCGAGTCCTCCGCCAAGCACTCCTTCGACCCCGACAAGGAGCTCGACTGGGAGTCTCCCATCGAGGAGGGCAAGTGGTTCTGGCCGCCGGAGCTGCTCTCCCTCTACGACACCCCGCTCTGGCACAAGATGTCCGAGGAACAACGGCTGGAACTGGCCAGGCACGAGGGCGCTTCGCTCGCCTCGCTCGGCATCTGGTTCGAGATCATCCTGATGCAGCTGCTGGTGCGCCACATCTACGACAAGTCCGTGACCAGCAACCATGTGCGCTACGCGCTCACCGAGATCGCGGACGAGTGCCGGCACTCGATGATGTTCGCCAGGATGATCCAGAAGAGCGGGGCGCCCGCCTATCCGGTGCCGCGGATGTACCACAATCTGGCACGCGTGCTGAAGACCGTCTCGACCACGCCCGGTTCGTTCGCGGCGACACTGCTCGGCGAGGAGATCCTCGACTGGATGCAGCGGCTGACCTTCCCGGACGAGCGCGTGCAGACGCTGGTGCGCGGCGTCACCCGTATCCATGTGGTGGAGGAGGCACGGCACGTGCGGTACGCCCGCGAGGAGTTGCGGCGCCAGATGGTGACCGCGCCGCGCTGGGAGCAGGAGGTCACCCGGATCAGCAGCGGAGAGGCGGCACGGGTCTTCTCCGTCTGCTTCGTCAATCCGCAGGTGTACACGAACATCGGCCTGGACCGGCGCGAGGCGGTCGCGCAGGTGAAGGCGAGCGGACACCGGCGCGAGGTGATGCAGTCGGGCGCGAAGCGGCTCACCGATTTCCTGGACGACATCGGGGTGCTGCGAGGGCCCGGCCGACGGCTGTGGAAGGCGTCCGGCCTGCTGGCGTGA